A window of Haliscomenobacter hydrossis DSM 1100 contains these coding sequences:
- a CDS encoding xanthine dehydrogenase family protein molybdopterin-binding subunit yields the protein MTTVKTSNGRRSFLKSAALAGGGMMLGFEWLTSCQSSTATIAPASSAKAWYKFNGFLSIADNGTITILSPNPEGGQNVKTSMPMIVAEELDVDWKNVVVEQAPLNTALYTRQFIGGSQGIRQSWQTLRMAGASARQMLREAAAQSWGVPVAEISTASGALSHKASGKSATYGEMASAAAQIPVPKEVALKAVKDFKIIGSSRKNVDATKIITGQPLFGIDSRKEGMLIAMVIHPPAFGLKLKSFDDSAARNMPGIKAIFPIKAVNPEYEKQFFDTLTFPDVVAIVGNSTWEVMQAKKAIKIECEPIPETTETVNRLGSKQTVRTPAGLENTPTHQAKIAEIAAQPGRVRRKDGDPETAFKTAAKIIERTYTAPHLAHNCMEPMNFFAHVTTEKAELVGPLQKPEFTEQALAARLGMPLEKIDFQMTRLGGGYGRRSYAHWALEAALISQKMQAPIKLMYTREDDMTSGIYRPAYQATYRAALDANNQLIAFHVKTGGIPESPLAANAFPAGAIDNYLAEDWTIDSNITVGSFRAPRSNFMASAEQSFLDELAEAMGKDPIAFRLDLLNRAKTNPVGKNNDYDPTRYAGVLELVREKSGWGQSQTNVHRGVSAYFSHNSYAAQVLDLVLKDGKPIVKRVCCALDCGIVVNPDAAINMTEGAIVDGIGTALYGSITFNEGVPDKSNFDKYRMIRMGEAPQTIDVHFVKNEIAPTGMGEPPYPPVFGALANALYKSRGIRLYQQPYLGEKREFG from the coding sequence ATGACAACAGTAAAAACTTCCAACGGCAGACGTTCCTTTTTAAAATCCGCAGCATTGGCAGGTGGTGGCATGATGCTGGGCTTTGAATGGCTAACTTCTTGTCAAAGTTCCACTGCAACCATAGCACCAGCAAGTTCCGCCAAAGCCTGGTACAAATTCAACGGTTTCCTGAGTATTGCCGATAATGGGACGATCACGATCTTATCGCCCAACCCGGAAGGTGGACAAAATGTCAAGACTTCCATGCCGATGATCGTAGCGGAAGAACTGGATGTAGATTGGAAAAATGTGGTGGTTGAACAAGCACCACTCAACACCGCCCTATACACCCGCCAATTCATCGGCGGCAGCCAAGGCATTCGCCAAAGTTGGCAAACCCTGCGGATGGCTGGGGCTTCAGCTCGCCAAATGCTACGTGAAGCAGCAGCGCAAAGTTGGGGCGTACCTGTAGCCGAAATCAGCACCGCTTCGGGTGCATTATCCCACAAAGCCAGCGGAAAGTCGGCTACTTACGGCGAAATGGCTTCCGCAGCAGCCCAAATTCCAGTACCCAAAGAAGTTGCCCTCAAAGCAGTCAAGGATTTTAAAATCATAGGTAGCTCCCGCAAAAATGTAGACGCGACCAAAATCATTACGGGCCAACCCTTGTTTGGCATAGACTCCCGCAAAGAAGGGATGTTGATCGCGATGGTCATTCACCCACCCGCTTTCGGCCTGAAATTGAAGTCTTTTGACGATTCAGCAGCGCGGAACATGCCGGGCATCAAAGCCATTTTCCCCATCAAAGCCGTCAATCCCGAATACGAAAAACAGTTTTTTGACACCCTCACTTTCCCCGATGTGGTGGCCATTGTCGGCAACTCCACCTGGGAAGTCATGCAAGCCAAAAAGGCCATCAAAATAGAATGTGAACCCATTCCGGAAACCACGGAAACGGTGAATCGTTTGGGATCAAAACAAACGGTGCGAACTCCCGCAGGTCTGGAAAACACCCCTACCCATCAAGCTAAAATAGCGGAAATAGCCGCTCAACCAGGACGGGTTCGGCGAAAAGATGGCGACCCAGAAACGGCATTTAAAACCGCTGCCAAAATTATCGAACGCACCTATACCGCTCCTCACCTGGCGCACAACTGCATGGAGCCGATGAATTTTTTCGCGCATGTAACGACAGAAAAAGCGGAGTTGGTAGGGCCACTGCAAAAACCGGAATTTACGGAACAGGCATTGGCCGCCAGACTGGGGATGCCCCTGGAAAAAATCGACTTCCAAATGACCCGCCTGGGCGGTGGTTACGGTCGGCGCTCCTATGCACACTGGGCTCTGGAGGCTGCGCTGATTTCTCAAAAAATGCAGGCACCCATCAAGCTGATGTACACCCGCGAAGATGACATGACCTCGGGCATTTACCGCCCGGCCTATCAGGCTACTTACCGGGCGGCGCTGGATGCCAACAATCAGTTGATCGCCTTTCACGTTAAAACGGGTGGAATCCCGGAAAGCCCGCTCGCCGCGAATGCCTTTCCCGCAGGGGCAATCGACAATTACCTTGCCGAAGATTGGACCATCGACAGCAACATTACGGTAGGCTCTTTTCGGGCGCCCCGCTCCAATTTTATGGCCAGTGCCGAACAGTCCTTTTTGGATGAATTGGCCGAGGCAATGGGCAAAGACCCTATAGCATTCCGCCTGGACTTGTTGAATCGCGCCAAAACCAACCCGGTGGGCAAAAACAACGACTACGACCCCACTCGGTATGCCGGTGTACTGGAATTGGTGCGTGAAAAATCGGGATGGGGGCAAAGTCAAACCAATGTTCACCGTGGGGTATCCGCTTATTTTAGCCACAACTCTTACGCCGCCCAGGTGCTGGACTTGGTGCTGAAGGATGGTAAACCCATCGTTAAAAGGGTGTGTTGCGCCCTGGACTGCGGCATCGTGGTCAACCCAGACGCCGCGATCAACATGACTGAAGGTGCGATTGTGGACGGCATTGGTACCGCCCTGTACGGCTCCATCACTTTCAATGAGGGTGTACCTGACAAAAGCAACTTCGACAAGTACCGCATGATCCGCATGGGTGAGGCGCCACAGACTATCGACGTACATTTTGTCAAAAACGAGATTGCGCCAACGGGGATGGGCGAGCCACCTTATCCCCCAGTGTTCGGTGCCTTGGCAAATGCCCTGTATAAATCAAGGGGCATCAGGCTTTATCAGCAACCTTATTTGGGGGAAAAGAGAGAGTTTGGATAG
- a CDS encoding (2Fe-2S)-binding protein, whose translation MAVFNLTINGKKHQVDVDPTTPILWVLRDHLNLVGTKYGCGMAMCGACTIHLDGVAMRSCSLPVAQVSNQKITTIEGLSENGDHPLQKAWLEHDVPQCGYCQTGQIMSAAALLKDNPKPSDEEIDAAMHGNICRCGTYIRIKAAIKTAARS comes from the coding sequence ATGGCAGTTTTCAATCTGACTATCAACGGGAAAAAGCATCAGGTAGATGTCGACCCCACTACACCCATTCTCTGGGTACTTCGAGACCACCTCAATTTGGTGGGCACCAAGTACGGATGCGGCATGGCGATGTGCGGTGCTTGCACCATTCACTTGGATGGTGTGGCCATGCGCTCTTGCTCTCTGCCTGTCGCGCAGGTAAGCAATCAGAAGATTACCACCATTGAGGGCCTTTCTGAAAATGGCGACCATCCGCTCCAAAAAGCCTGGCTTGAGCACGATGTACCCCAGTGCGGCTATTGCCAAACCGGGCAAATTATGAGTGCGGCGGCTTTGCTCAAGGACAATCCCAAACCCAGCGACGAAGAAATTGACGCAGCGATGCACGGCAACATCTGCCGTTGTGGTACCTATATTCGGATCAAAGCAGCCATCAAAACCGCAGCTCGTTCTTAA
- a CDS encoding UPF0175 family protein encodes MVINIPDQALLSAKISSEELLLDFAVYLYEKKILSIGQARKVVDLDLITFQKELAKRDVFIHFEIEDLEKDLVNLEAL; translated from the coding sequence ATGGTAATTAATATCCCTGATCAAGCTTTGTTATCCGCCAAAATTAGCTCTGAAGAACTGCTGCTAGATTTCGCCGTTTATTTATATGAAAAAAAAATACTGTCTATCGGTCAAGCTAGAAAAGTCGTAGACCTAGACTTGATTACTTTCCAGAAAGAACTGGCGAAGCGAGATGTTTTCATCCATTTCGAAATCGAGGACTTAGAGAAAGATTTAGTAAATTTAGAGGCACTGTAA
- a CDS encoding helix-turn-helix domain-containing protein — MEGTFRFETISSYNDLNNHNTLHPLVSVIDLSKAKPRSWGGAKTVRIRYDFYCIFLKEVNCGDLKYGRHYYDYQEGTLVFLAPGQITEIENNGEVYQPMGHALVFHPDLIRGTALAKTIDGYNFFSYQSNEALHLSDRERQMVMDCFSKIEFELQQNVDKHSKKLIASNIELFLNYCERFYDRQFITRDNVNKGILEKFEDLLNGYFSSEKPQLIGLPSVAYFANELHLSANYFGDLIKKETGQSAKEYVQGKMIEVAKNKVFESDKTVNEIAYELGFKYPQHFSRLFKQRVGCTPNEYRNLN, encoded by the coding sequence ATGGAAGGTACCTTCAGATTTGAAACCATCAGTTCATACAATGATTTGAACAACCACAATACCTTACACCCTTTGGTAAGTGTCATTGATTTGTCCAAAGCAAAGCCAAGGTCCTGGGGCGGTGCCAAAACCGTTAGAATTCGTTATGATTTTTATTGCATTTTTCTGAAAGAGGTAAACTGTGGCGACTTAAAATATGGTCGGCATTATTACGACTATCAGGAAGGTACCCTGGTTTTTCTTGCTCCAGGGCAGATAACGGAAATAGAAAACAACGGCGAAGTGTACCAACCGATGGGACATGCCCTGGTCTTTCATCCCGACCTGATCCGAGGAACCGCCCTGGCCAAAACCATTGATGGTTATAATTTTTTCAGCTACCAATCCAACGAGGCGCTACACTTGTCTGACCGGGAACGGCAGATGGTGATGGACTGTTTTTCAAAAATAGAATTTGAACTTCAACAAAACGTTGACAAGCACAGCAAAAAACTGATTGCCTCCAATATTGAATTGTTTCTGAATTACTGCGAACGCTTTTATGACCGCCAGTTCATCACCAGAGACAATGTCAACAAAGGGATTTTGGAAAAATTTGAAGACTTGTTGAATGGTTATTTTTCATCCGAAAAACCACAACTCATCGGCCTGCCTTCAGTGGCTTATTTCGCCAATGAGCTACATCTGTCTGCCAACTATTTTGGGGATTTAATCAAAAAAGAAACGGGGCAATCTGCCAAAGAATACGTCCAGGGCAAAATGATTGAAGTAGCCAAAAACAAGGTATTTGAGAGTGACAAAACCGTGAATGAAATCGCGTACGAATTGGGCTTTAAATACCCACAGCACTTTAGCAGGTTGTTTAAACAGCGGGTAGGCTGTACCCCGAATGAGTACAGAAACTTAAACTAG
- a CDS encoding alpha/beta hydrolase, giving the protein MNNTKRRKSNQSYLWLGVIPLLFTACASSNKGLLVLKEQGSFAVGGTVITNPGTFDPIKRTPEGQTFHGDHAYITYQIPANARKLPLVFWHGIGQFSKTWETTPDGREGFNNIFLRRGFGVYLIDQPRRGNASRSTVKATITPTPDEQTWFGTFRVGIGREYFPGVQFAKDEETLNQYFRQMVPNIGGFDTAVITNATSKLFDKIGQGVLVTHSHSGGFGWATAVKNSNIKAIASYEPGSGFLFPEGEVPAPIASSSGPVSAIAVPMSDFMKLTKIPIVIYYGDFIPEKPIDNPGQDGWRARLEMAKLWRDAVNRHGGDVTLIHLPEIGIKGNTHFPFSDLNNLEIADLLSQFLKQKGLD; this is encoded by the coding sequence ATGAACAATACCAAAAGAAGGAAATCAAATCAAAGCTATTTATGGTTAGGAGTTATCCCACTCCTCTTTACCGCTTGTGCATCAAGTAACAAGGGGCTTTTGGTGCTTAAAGAACAAGGCAGTTTTGCAGTGGGAGGTACGGTTATCACCAACCCAGGCACCTTCGACCCCATCAAAAGAACACCGGAAGGACAAACTTTTCATGGCGACCACGCCTACATTACCTATCAAATACCAGCCAATGCCCGGAAACTACCTTTGGTATTCTGGCATGGCATCGGGCAGTTTTCCAAAACCTGGGAAACCACGCCAGATGGGCGAGAAGGGTTCAACAACATCTTCCTCCGGCGCGGATTTGGGGTTTACCTGATTGACCAGCCGCGTAGAGGCAATGCGAGCAGAAGCACGGTGAAAGCGACGATTACCCCCACGCCCGATGAACAAACCTGGTTTGGTACCTTTCGCGTGGGAATCGGAAGAGAATACTTTCCCGGCGTGCAGTTTGCCAAAGACGAAGAAACCCTGAATCAATACTTCCGCCAAATGGTGCCCAATATCGGAGGTTTTGATACAGCGGTGATTACCAATGCTACGTCCAAACTTTTTGATAAAATCGGCCAAGGAGTACTGGTTACGCATTCTCACTCAGGAGGTTTTGGTTGGGCGACTGCCGTTAAAAACAGCAACATCAAGGCCATCGCATCATATGAACCTGGTAGTGGTTTCCTTTTTCCCGAAGGAGAAGTGCCTGCCCCGATAGCGAGTTCTTCGGGGCCAGTATCAGCAATTGCTGTGCCGATGTCTGACTTTATGAAGTTGACCAAAATTCCCATTGTCATTTATTATGGAGATTTTATCCCAGAAAAGCCCATCGACAACCCAGGCCAGGATGGTTGGAGGGCACGCCTTGAAATGGCGAAATTGTGGCGGGATGCCGTGAATCGACATGGCGGTGATGTAACCCTGATTCATTTACCCGAAATTGGGATCAAAGGAAATACCCACTTCCCCTTTTCGGACTTGAACAACCTCGAAATTGCAGACCTCTTGTCTCAATTTCTTAAGCAGAAGGGGCTAGATTGA
- a CDS encoding xanthine dehydrogenase family protein molybdopterin-binding subunit, with translation MTKTKIASSRRSFLKNALFAGGGIVIGFDWLAQQNLAAAKDSLALPKEWYDFNAFLKIGDNGLVTIFTPNPEFGQNVMTSMPMIVAEELDVDWKDVRVEMAMHDPAKFPNAAFGQFTGGSRGIPSKWDALRKAGATGRQMLREAAAKAWQVPVEEITTSNSVLQHSSGKKATYGEMAAAAAQIPVPKEVKLKAVKDFKIIGTSQKNVEGPKIVTGKPLFGLDYKVDGMLIAMIVHPPAFGMKLKSFNDASVKDMPGIKEVFSFKTYNDGQGKGGFDTNAFPELVAIVGNSTWEVLNAKKAIKVEWEPFATYNDTVAGFGGNTSQVKVPAGLENSTDHLAKMKEFASKPGRVVRKDGDPEAAFKTAAKVLERSYSAPHLAHNCMEPMNFFADVKGDKVKVAGPLQAPGLIEPTLSARLGIPAENIEIEMTRMGGGFGRRAYSHYMVEAAIISHQVKAPVKLMYTREDDMTNGVYRPAYYATYRAALDKNNNLLAFHVKAGGIPESPLHANRFPAGAIDNYLAEDWSIESNITIGAFRAPRSNFIAAAEQSFLDELAEMMKKDPIEMRLELLRKAKASPVGKNNDYDADRYAGVLELVRDKSGWANKSKGKVHRGVAAYFCHASYAAHVLELTVEDGKPVVQKVTSAIDCGIVVNPDAAANMTEGAVIDGIGNALFGEMPFKNGVPEKTNFHNYRMIRMSEAPKVVDVHFVKNEISPTGMGEPPFPPIFGAVANALYKATGKRVYTQPFLGDKQELGM, from the coding sequence ATGACAAAGACAAAAATAGCATCGAGCAGACGCTCTTTCCTCAAAAATGCCCTCTTTGCGGGCGGTGGCATCGTCATCGGATTTGACTGGCTGGCCCAGCAAAACCTCGCTGCCGCCAAAGATTCCCTGGCTTTGCCCAAGGAATGGTACGATTTTAATGCCTTCCTGAAAATAGGTGACAATGGCCTGGTGACCATTTTTACCCCCAATCCGGAATTTGGCCAAAACGTGATGACCTCCATGCCCATGATCGTGGCGGAGGAATTGGACGTAGACTGGAAAGACGTGCGGGTAGAAATGGCCATGCACGATCCTGCCAAATTCCCCAATGCGGCCTTTGGGCAGTTTACCGGAGGCAGTAGAGGTATCCCTTCCAAATGGGACGCCCTGCGCAAAGCTGGAGCTACTGGTCGGCAAATGCTCCGCGAAGCCGCCGCCAAAGCCTGGCAGGTACCCGTAGAGGAGATCACCACTTCCAACAGTGTGTTGCAGCACAGCAGTGGCAAAAAGGCTACTTATGGCGAAATGGCCGCTGCGGCAGCGCAAATCCCCGTTCCGAAGGAAGTGAAATTGAAAGCGGTCAAAGATTTCAAAATCATTGGCACCTCTCAAAAGAACGTTGAAGGGCCGAAAATTGTAACGGGTAAGCCACTTTTTGGCCTGGACTACAAGGTTGATGGTATGTTGATTGCCATGATCGTCCATCCACCCGCTTTTGGCATGAAGTTGAAATCTTTCAACGATGCTTCGGTGAAAGATATGCCGGGAATCAAGGAGGTTTTTTCCTTCAAAACCTACAATGACGGCCAGGGAAAAGGTGGATTCGATACCAATGCCTTCCCCGAACTGGTCGCCATCGTTGGTAATTCGACCTGGGAAGTTTTGAATGCCAAAAAAGCAATCAAAGTCGAGTGGGAACCTTTCGCAACGTATAACGATACAGTAGCTGGCTTTGGAGGAAACACAAGCCAGGTGAAAGTACCCGCAGGCTTGGAAAACTCAACAGACCACCTTGCCAAAATGAAAGAGTTTGCCAGCAAACCAGGTAGAGTGGTCCGCAAAGATGGTGACCCTGAAGCGGCTTTCAAAACTGCAGCTAAAGTATTGGAGCGGAGCTATTCTGCACCCCATCTGGCCCACAACTGTATGGAACCGATGAACTTTTTTGCCGATGTCAAGGGCGATAAAGTGAAGGTAGCCGGACCACTGCAAGCACCGGGCCTCATCGAGCCTACCCTTTCCGCACGATTGGGCATACCTGCCGAAAACATCGAAATTGAAATGACCCGCATGGGTGGCGGTTTTGGCCGCCGGGCTTATAGCCACTATATGGTGGAGGCTGCAATCATCTCGCATCAGGTTAAAGCGCCGGTGAAGTTGATGTATACCCGCGAGGACGACATGACCAACGGCGTTTACCGGCCAGCCTACTATGCCACGTATCGTGCTGCACTGGATAAAAACAACAACTTGCTCGCTTTTCATGTAAAAGCGGGTGGCATTCCTGAAAGCCCCCTACACGCCAATCGTTTTCCTGCGGGTGCGATCGACAATTACCTGGCCGAAGATTGGTCCATCGAATCCAACATCACCATTGGCGCCTTCCGGGCACCACGTTCCAATTTTATTGCTGCTGCCGAGCAGTCATTCCTGGACGAGTTGGCGGAAATGATGAAAAAAGACCCGATTGAAATGCGCCTGGAATTGCTGAGAAAAGCCAAGGCCAGTCCGGTGGGCAAAAACAATGACTACGATGCAGATCGTTATGCCGGGGTACTGGAACTGGTGCGTGATAAATCGGGCTGGGCCAACAAGTCTAAAGGGAAAGTACACCGAGGGGTAGCGGCCTATTTTTGCCACGCCAGCTATGCGGCTCATGTGCTGGAATTGACGGTAGAAGATGGCAAACCAGTGGTACAAAAAGTAACCAGTGCCATCGATTGCGGCATTGTGGTCAACCCCGACGCTGCCGCCAACATGACCGAGGGCGCAGTTATTGATGGGATCGGTAACGCACTTTTTGGAGAGATGCCCTTCAAAAATGGGGTGCCCGAAAAAACCAATTTCCACAATTACCGCATGATTCGGATGAGCGAAGCACCCAAAGTGGTAGATGTCCATTTTGTGAAAAATGAAATCAGCCCTACGGGTATGGGCGAGCCGCCATTTCCACCTATTTTTGGCGCAGTGGCGAATGCACTGTACAAAGCGACCGGGAAGCGGGTGTACACCCAGCCTTTTTTGGGTGATAAGCAGGAATTGGGGATGTAG
- a CDS encoding AMP-binding protein, which translates to MSTQLSYISGTSTKPLLGITIGDMLDDTAARFPHHDALIVHYQDIRFTYHQFKAVVDDCAQAFLTLGVQKGDRVGIWSPNRYEWTVTQFATAKIGAILVNINPSYRLHELEYALKQSECSTLVSADTFKTSRFTDMLYALAPELEDCPKGHLNAIKVPQLRTLICLSEDDHPGMWRWDDFLQESSKSTPEALAARQSSLAFDEAINIQYTSGTTGFPKGATLSHHNILNNGYFVAELMNFTEKDRLVIPVPLYHCFGMVMGNLGCVTHGATMVYPSEGFDAASTLAAVEREKATGIFGVPTMFIAELDLPNFDQYDLTSLRTGIMAGSPCPIEVMKKVQSLMHVSEMEIAYGMTETSPVSTQTRVGTPLEKQVSTVGQIHPHLEVKIIDPETGRTVPRGIPGELCTRGYSVMLGYWNNETATRNAIDKARWMHTGDLATMDEEGYVKIVGRIKDMIIRGGENIYPREIEEFLYTHPKISDVQVIGVPDAKYVEAVMAWIRVKEGETLTVEEVQAYCQGQIAHYKIPQYVRFTDGFPMTVTGKIRKVEMREQSIAELGLEGAAGIKTA; encoded by the coding sequence ATGTCTACGCAACTCTCCTACATCAGCGGTACCAGTACCAAACCCTTGCTCGGCATTACCATCGGCGATATGCTTGATGATACTGCGGCGCGTTTTCCCCACCACGACGCCTTGATTGTTCACTATCAGGACATCCGTTTTACTTACCACCAATTCAAAGCAGTAGTAGACGACTGTGCCCAGGCTTTTTTGACTCTCGGTGTTCAGAAAGGAGACCGGGTAGGCATTTGGTCGCCCAACCGCTATGAGTGGACCGTCACCCAATTTGCCACCGCCAAAATCGGGGCCATTTTGGTCAACATCAACCCCAGTTACCGCTTGCACGAACTGGAATATGCCCTCAAACAATCGGAATGCAGCACCTTGGTCAGCGCTGACACGTTCAAAACTTCGCGTTTCACCGACATGCTCTATGCGCTGGCGCCTGAATTGGAGGACTGCCCCAAAGGGCATTTAAACGCCATAAAGGTACCTCAACTCCGTACCCTCATCTGCCTATCGGAAGATGACCACCCGGGGATGTGGCGCTGGGATGATTTTTTACAGGAATCCTCAAAAAGTACACCCGAAGCCCTGGCCGCCCGTCAAAGTAGCCTGGCTTTTGATGAAGCCATCAATATTCAGTATACCTCTGGCACCACTGGTTTCCCCAAAGGAGCGACCTTGAGCCACCACAACATTTTGAACAACGGCTATTTTGTGGCGGAGTTGATGAATTTTACCGAAAAAGACCGACTGGTGATTCCCGTGCCGCTCTACCACTGCTTTGGTATGGTAATGGGCAATTTGGGCTGCGTGACCCACGGTGCTACTATGGTTTATCCCAGTGAGGGTTTTGATGCCGCCAGTACGCTTGCGGCGGTAGAACGAGAAAAAGCAACGGGTATTTTTGGCGTGCCCACCATGTTTATTGCAGAGCTGGATTTACCCAATTTTGATCAATACGATTTGACCAGCTTGCGTACGGGCATCATGGCGGGCTCGCCTTGTCCGATTGAAGTGATGAAAAAAGTACAAAGCCTGATGCACGTTTCCGAAATGGAAATCGCCTACGGCATGACTGAAACCAGCCCGGTGAGCACCCAAACCCGGGTGGGCACACCGCTGGAAAAACAGGTCAGCACGGTGGGACAAATTCACCCGCATTTGGAAGTCAAAATTATCGATCCCGAAACCGGGCGCACTGTTCCCCGTGGCATCCCCGGGGAATTGTGTACCCGTGGCTACAGCGTGATGCTCGGCTATTGGAACAACGAAACCGCTACCCGCAACGCCATCGACAAGGCCCGCTGGATGCACACCGGCGACCTCGCTACGATGGACGAGGAAGGTTACGTTAAAATCGTAGGCCGCATCAAAGACATGATCATCCGGGGCGGAGAAAACATCTACCCCCGCGAGATCGAGGAGTTTTTGTACACCCATCCCAAGATCAGCGATGTGCAGGTGATTGGCGTACCCGATGCCAAATACGTGGAAGCAGTGATGGCCTGGATTCGGGTGAAAGAGGGTGAGACCCTGACGGTTGAAGAAGTCCAGGCTTATTGCCAGGGCCAGATTGCGCACTACAAAATACCGCAGTACGTGCGTTTTACCGATGGTTTTCCGATGACGGTCACGGGAAAAATCCGCAAAGTCGAAATGCGCGAGCAAAGCATTGCGGAATTGGGCTTGGAGGGGGCGGCGGGCATAAAAACGGCTTAA